One Tolypothrix bouteillei VB521301 DNA window includes the following coding sequences:
- a CDS encoding glucokinase yields the protein MTLLLAGDIGGTKTILRLVEVSEQLLLHNVYEERHRSGDFPDLVPMVQQFLKNSGASLPQKACFAIAGPVVNNTAKLTNLAWFLESKRLQEELGIAQVNLINDFAAVGYGVLGLSAQDILTLQPGKPNVDAPIAIIGAGTGLGQGFLIKQGSSYQIFSSEGGHADFAPRTELEFQLLKYLLDKHDIQRVSVERVVSGLGIVAIYQFLRDRKTIAESPEIAQIVRAWEQEAGKPEKSVDPGAAIGKAALEKTDRLSEQTIELFVGAYGAEAGNLALKLLPYGGLYIAGGIAPKILPLLQEDKFILNFTQKGRMRSLLEDIPVHVILNQEVGLIGAAIAATRL from the coding sequence ATGACATTACTATTGGCAGGAGATATCGGCGGTACGAAAACCATTTTGAGGTTGGTTGAGGTATCAGAGCAACTGCTTTTACACAATGTTTATGAGGAACGACACCGCAGTGGCGATTTTCCCGATTTAGTACCGATGGTGCAGCAGTTTCTGAAAAACTCAGGTGCATCGCTACCACAAAAAGCTTGTTTTGCGATCGCAGGTCCGGTTGTGAACAATACAGCCAAGCTAACCAATTTAGCCTGGTTTCTGGAGAGCAAACGATTGCAAGAAGAATTGGGTATTGCCCAAGTGAACCTAATCAATGACTTTGCGGCTGTTGGCTATGGTGTGTTGGGTTTAAGCGCACAAGATATCCTAACGTTACAACCGGGGAAACCCAACGTGGATGCCCCTATTGCAATTATTGGTGCTGGTACTGGATTGGGACAAGGATTTTTAATTAAGCAGGGTTCTAGCTATCAAATTTTTTCTTCAGAGGGGGGTCATGCGGACTTTGCTCCCCGTACTGAGTTAGAGTTTCAACTGTTAAAATATTTATTGGATAAACATGATATCCAGCGTGTTTCTGTAGAACGCGTTGTGTCTGGATTGGGCATTGTAGCCATTTATCAATTTTTACGCGATCGCAAAACCATTGCTGAATCACCGGAAATTGCCCAAATTGTTAGAGCTTGGGAACAAGAGGCGGGTAAGCCGGAGAAAAGTGTCGATCCGGGTGCTGCTATAGGTAAAGCAGCACTCGAAAAAACCGATAGACTTTCAGAACAAACAATAGAGTTATTTGTAGGGGCGTATGGAGCAGAAGCAGGGAATTTAGCCCTAAAACTTCTACCTTACGGTGGTTTATATATTGCAGGTGGCATTGCCCCCAAAATACTGCCCCTGTTACAAGAAGACAAGTTCATATTAAACTTCACTCAGAAAGGTAGAATGCGTAGTTTACTGGAAGACATTCCCGTGCATGTCATTCTTAATCAAGAAGTGGGATTAATAGGTGCTGCTATTGCTGCAACTAGGTTATAA